The following coding sequences are from one Solea solea chromosome 11, fSolSol10.1, whole genome shotgun sequence window:
- the LOC131468326 gene encoding rhodopsin — translation MNGTEGPYFYIPMLNTTGIVRSPYEYPQYYLVNPAAYAALCAYMFLLILLGFPINFLTLYVTIEHKKLRTPLNYILLNLAVANLFMVFGGFTTTMYTSMHGYFVLGRLGCNLEGFFATLGGEIGLWSLVVLAVERWMVVCKPISNFRFTENHAIMGLGFTWFAASACAVPPLVGWSRYIPEGMQCSCGVDYYTRAEGFNNESFVVYMFVCHFLIPLIVVFFCYGRLLCAVKEAAAAQQESETTQRAEREVTRMVVIMVIAFLICWCPYAGVAWYIFSNQGSEFGPLFMTIPAFFAKSSSIYNPLIYIFMNKQFRHCMITTLCCGKNPFEEEEGSTTTSKTEASSASSSSVSPA, via the coding sequence ATGAACGGCACAGAGGGACCATATTTCTATATCCCTATGCTCAACACTACCGGCATTGTCCGGAGTCCTTATGAATATCCTCAGTACTACCTTGTCAACCCGGCAGCTTACGCTGCCCTGTGCGCCTACATGTTCCTGCTCATCCTCCTCGGCTTCCCCATCAACTTCCTCACTCTCTACGTTACCATCGAACACAAGAAGCTGCGAACCCCGCTAAACTACATCCTACTCAACCTGGCTGTGGCTAATCTCTTCATGGTGTTTGGAGGATTCACCACAACGATGTACACCTCTATGCATGGCTACTTCGTTCTTGGTCGTCTTGGCTGCAACCTGGAAGGATTCTTTGCTACCCTCGGAGGTGAAATTGGCCTCTGGTCGTTGGTCGTTCTGGCTGTTGAAAGGTGGATGGTTGTCTGCAAGCCCATTAGCAACTTCCGCTTTACGGAGAATCATGCCATCATGGGTTTGGGCTTCACCTGGTTTGCAGCTAGTGCTTGTGCCGTTCCCCCTCTTGTGGGCTGGTCCCGTTACATCCCTGAGGGCATGCAGTGCTCATGCGGAGTTGACTACTACACCCGTGCAGAAGGTTTCAACAATGAATCCTTTGTTGTCTACATGTTCGTCTGCCACTTCCTCATCCCACTGATTGTCGTGTTCTTCTGCTATGGCCGACTGCTCTGCGCTGTCaaggaggctgctgctgcccaGCAGGAGTCTGAGACCACCCAAAGGGCTGAGAGGGAAGTCACCCGTATGGTTGTTATCATGGTTATCGCTTTCCTGATATGTTGGTGCCCCTATGCAGGTGTGGCCTGGTACATCTTCTCAAATCAGGGTTCTGAATTCGGCCCACTTTTCATGACCATCCCCGCCTTCTTTGCCAAGAGTTCCTCCATCTACAACCCTCTGATCTACATCTTCATGAACAAGCAATTCCGCCACTGCATGATCACCACCTTGTGCTGTGGAAAGAATCCTTtcgaggaagaggaaggatcCACTACTACCTCCAAAACCGAagcctcctctgcctcctccagcTCTGTGTCACCAGCATAA